The Cydia splendana chromosome 7, ilCydSple1.2, whole genome shotgun sequence genome contains the following window.
CAGATACAATAATAAGCGGTTATTAGTAAATAATCATATTAGGGCCATATTTAATATAAACCCAATTACCAAGGAGTCATCGACAGCTATTCGGCATCTTATAGACACGATATGCAAAAATATACGTGCGTTAGCGACCCTTGATGAACCAACCACCCATTGGGATACATTATTAGTGTATATAATATGTCAAAAACTTGACAATGTTACTAGACGTGAGTGGGAGGAGTTTGTGCCTAGTTGCGAAACAATTACTTTCGATGCTATCATACATTTCCTCAGCGATCGTGCGGATCTATTGGAAACCATGGCGATGGAGGGCCCCGGACGTCGCGCGTCCTGGCCGCtcgccgccggcgccggcgctgtCCCTGCGGCGCACGCGCGCTCCGCCGTGCGACGGGTAAAGGAAAAATGTTTCGTAGGACTAGATGAACGTGAAACCGATACTGTGAGTAGCCCACTTTTTACATATGAATGTCCGTCATGTAAGCGTGGTCATTGGTTATTTGAGTGCCCCGACTTTCTCGCGTTATCTAATAAAGAACGTGCTGATAAGGTTCAAGGGATGAAAGTATGTTTGAATTGCTTAAAACCCGGGCACATAGCGAAGTATTGTAGGCGTGGTCCGTGCAAGTCGTGTTCATTACGTCATAGCTCGCTTATACATGTGGATAGGTTGCCGTCGAAGGCTCCAGTAGCAATGCCGGCGATACAAGTGACTCCCAGCAGTCCAACCGAGCACGACGAGTCCGCATCTGAACCTGGCTGCAGTGCTAACCTAGACGTCTTGTTGCCGGCCCATCCTGCATTACAGGGTCAAGTCATACTGTCTACTGCGCTAGTAGAAGTATATGATCGAGACGGTAAACCACATATGGCACGCGCATTTTTGGACAATGGATCATCACCTAATTTTATTAGAGCTGACTTTTGCAAAAAACTTAAGTTACCTATTAGGGAGGTAAATGCGTCTTTAATTGGCATTCAAAATATTAAGTCAAACGTACATAAATTATGTGACGCAAGGTTTTCATCGTTGTTCGACAAAAGTTTCAGCATGAAAAGGTCATTTTACGTAGTTCCACAAGCTACATGCGACTTACCTTTACAAAAGGTAAATGTATCAATGCTAGGCATACCTGAACATTTAGTCTTGGCTGATCCTCAGTTCCACTCGCCGGCACCTATCGATATTCTTCTTGGTGCCGAGGTCTTTATGGAATTATTAggtagcaataaaattaaattgggACGAAACAAGCCCATAGTTTATGAGACCAAGCTAGGTTGGGTAGTGTCTGGTCGTAATGCGCATAACCTTAACTCTAAAAGCATTTGTTGCAATTTcgttcaaattaataatcaagatGATGAATTGACGCGTTTTTGGAAGTTAGACGAAGCAACAATAAAACCCGCGACGGCGTATTATACCAACGATGAACGGGCTTGCGAGGAACACTTTGTTAAAAATACCTCTCGGTTACCGGACGGTAGGTTTATGGTTAGGTACCCTTTAAAGCAGCCTGTATCTTCGTTGGGCGATTCTTACGAGCGGGCAAAACAATGTTTCCTGTCGTTAGAGCGCAGACTAGAACGGCAGCCACAATTGAAGTCTATGTACAAAGATTTTATGAACGAATACGAGACTTTGGGAGACATGTCCAAGGTTACTTCCAATGAGATAGTAGGAAACTTCTTGCCTTTTCACGGCGTGTTACGGCTGTCTAGTCTCACGACAAAGCTCCGGGTCGTGTTCAATGCTAGTGCGCGCACGTCTACCGGAGTCACGCTGAACGACATTCAGTACGTAGGACCTACTATTCAGGACGATCTCATAGCTATCTTGTTACGGTTTAGGCAATACCGTTTTGTGTACACGGCTGACGTGGAAAAAATGTATAGGAGGATAGTCGTGCACCCTgacgataggtatttgcaacaAATCATTTGGCGCAATGATCCATCTGAACCTCTGTgcatatacaaattaaatacgGTCACTTACGGTACGGCCAGCGCTCCGTTCTTAGCGGTTAGGTGCCTTAAACACTTATCAATGGACTGCTCGGACCCACGACTTACTGAAATCATTGCCCATGACTTTTACATGGATGACTTTTTGTCCGGGGCAGATACGGAGCAAGAAGCCACCAGCATTATAACTCAGGTCAGTGCAGTACTTAAAAGTGCTGGTATGAATTTACGCAAGTGGCGTTCAAATGAACCTAGGCTCATAAATGAACATAGTGACGATTCTAGAAATCTAAATTTAGGCAACTTGGACGAAAGCAAGACCCTAGGGCTAGGTTGGAAAAGTGGAGCCGATCTCTTGTATTTTACTATCGACTTAGGAAAAAACCCTGAAAAATTAACCAAGCGGGTTATCCTCTCCACGATAGCAAAAATATTCGACCCTTTAGGTCTTTTATCGCCGGTTGTCATTCAGGGTAAAATCTTGCTTCAGCTTCTATGGCTTTCACGAGTTTCTTGGGATGATGAAGTGCCTCAAGAGATTTCTCAAAAGTGGCATAGCATAACAATGTCTTTACCGGAATTAAACCATTTATGCATTCCGCGTAGTGTCGTAGGAATCCACGCGTCGCGAGTGGAATTCCACATTTTTACGGATGCGTCTCAATCTGCGTACGGAGCTTGCTTGTACGTACGTACTATCACTAACACAGGAGTAGTTACTCGGTTACTTATGGCAAAAAGTAGGGTAGCTCCACTTCGGCCGGTAACTATTCCCCGAATGGAATTATGCGGAGCTTTGATCGGAGCACAGCTTTACCAAAAAGGAATATCATCACTTCGCATGAAagcagacagttgtacattttggaCCGATTCCATGATCGTGTTAGGATGGCTTAGAATGCTACCAAACCAACTCAAGGTGTTCGTACGAAATCGCGTAGCTGATATACTCGAAATCACTGGCAGTTGGCCTTGGCGACACGTACCTACTAAGGACAATCCAGCGGATCTGGTCTCACGCGGAATTGATGCGGGTTCAATTGCTGCGGCTGATATTTGGTGGAATGGTCCAGCATTCCTACGTAATGACGAAGATGACTGGCCCAAAAATCACCACGCGAGCAGGGATAGTGATGAAGTTAAGGCTGAGATAATCACTGCTAATGTAGCGACCGACGCTACAATATCCCCTCTATCAGAATTGAATCTTACGAAGTTTTCCAAGTTTACTAAACTCAAACGAGTCACCGCTTACGTTCTACGGTTTATCAATAACGCACGACCGGGTAGTGTCAGAAATTCGGGATTTCTTAACACTAAAGAACTTCATGCGGCTAcgaatattttagtaaaattatcGCAGATAGAatcattttactcatatgatgatgttaaaaataaaaccttaCTCAAAGCCAAAGACCCGCTTACAAAACTGAATCCTTTCGTGGATTCTGAAGGACTTATGCGTGTAGGCGGACGACTTAGAAACGGGCCTTTTAACTTTGATAAAAAGCATCCAGCTATCTTGCCGAAAGGGCATTTTATAACGGTGACATATTTCAACTCCGTTcacctcattttgttacacgcGGGACCTCAAGCCATGCTAGCATATGTAAAGTCTACCTATTGGCCAATCGGTGGTCGTACACAAGCTAGGTCAACGTATTACAAATGCGTCTTGTGCACTCGTATGCGCGGCGCAACTATAGCGCCACTTATGGGCAACTTACCCTCACCGCGAGTAACGCCAGGCTTTCCTTTCGAGGTTGTTGGCGTAGATTATGCCGGTCCTATACTGGCTGCGTCTCGAAAGGGTCGTGGTAGTCAAACCATAAAGGTATACATCGTGATCTTTGTGTGTTTTAAAACGAAGTGTGTACACCTTGAGCTATGTAGTGACTTGTCTGCAGAAGGTTACATGGCATCGTTGAAGCGATTCGTTAGTCGCCGCGGCTTACCTTCTGATATATACTCCGACAATGGAACCCAGTTTGTCGGGGCATACAATGAATTAAAGAGATTCCTTACCAGTCATGCAAGGACGTTATCTGAGTCTGCAGCCAATGACGGCATTAGGTTTCACTTTGTTCCACCATATTCACCACACTTTGGGGGTTTGTGGGAAGCCGGGGTGAAATCCACTAAACACCACTTAATTAGAGTCTTAGGTAACTGTCATCTAACCTTTGAAGAAATTTATTGCGCACTGTGTCAAATAGAGGCAATTTTAAATTCAAGGCCTCTTACTCCTTTAACCAGCGATCCTTCTGATCTGCTACCACTTACTCCAGGCCATTTTTTAATCGGACGGCCACTCACAGCTCTTCCGACTCCCTGTCTGACAGAGATTCCTCCTTTGAGACTTACACGGTACCAGAGGATCGAACAATTGAGGCAACACTACTGGGTTCGCTGGTATAAAGAATATGTTTCTGAACTTCAGGAGCGAACCAAATGGAGGCAAGCCAAGGGTCAACTTGCAACCGATACCATGGTCGTCGTCAAAGAAGACAACCTCCCTCCAATGAAATGGAAGCTCGGTAGAATCGTTAGCGTCATCCCTGGATCTGATGGCATCAATCGTGTGGCCGACATCCGGACGTCGTCTGGGATCATCCGTCGTGCGTTCAGCAAAATATGTCCACTACCAATCGAAAAGTAAATCTATGGTTGAAAGACCAACCTTTCAACGTGGGCGGGCATGTTGGAACGAAACGCAAGGCTTCAGCGGGGACTGCGGCGAGACGGAGGCGACCTCTGTCTTAATTTTCGACCTAGCTAACGCTGTGACATTGCAATTTTGAACATGTAACAAGCAactgatttttctatttttttatatgtacttgTGTGGCAGAATACAGtacatttctatttttaaacaatttttttattctgCCTGGTCCTTCTACAATCCTGAACATATAGCTCAAATTAAAAAGAACCTTTTACCATCGCGCAAACTTGTAAAGTTGTCTGCATTTATTGACGACAAAAATGTTTTGCGGATTGGAGGTCGTCTCTCGAATGCTGATTTGCCGTTTGAAGTAAAGCATCCAGTTGTGCTACCCAAACGCGATCACATGGTGAACTTAATCATTGACCACTTCCATGCTGTCAATTGTCACACAGGCACAAGTCCATTAATGGCAATCATTCGCCAGCGTTTTTGGATATTAGATGGACGCACAGTTATTAGAAACAGAGTACATAAATGTAACTCATGTTTCCGGGTCAAGCCAACACATCCTGTACCGAAGATGGCTGACCTCCCATCTTGTCGCATACAAGAAGCCAAAGCCTTTGTGCACACTGGGGTTGATTATGCTGGCCCTCTTCGCATCACGCTTTGTCGCCGTCGTGGTCAACACGCACAAAAGGCGTGCATATGCTTGTTTGTGTGCCTAGTTACGAAGGCAGTGCATATCGAGCTAGTCTCTGATTTAACGTCTGACGCCTTCCTAGCAGCGTTCAAACGATTCATATCTCGACGTGGTCCCGTCTCTTGTCTTTACTCAGACAACGGAACAAATTTCGTCGGTGCCAAATCTCAACTGGATGAGATGTATAATCTTTTCCGCACGTCTGATTTCAAATGTAAACTTAACCGCGAATGTAGTAATCACCGCATTGAATGGAAAATGATTCCCCCTCGTGCGCCTCATTTCGGTGGCATATGGGAATCAAATATTAAGAGTGTAAAAACGCATTTGTACCGTGTCATTGGATCACAGATTCTGACATACGAAGAACTGTCAACCGTGCTCGTTCAAATCGAATGTATACTTAACACTCGTCCGCTCAGTGTTTTATCTTCGGATCCGCATCCCGAAGTATTAACTCCCGCTCATTTTTTGATGTCTACACCGCTCCAATACTTACCCGCGACTGACCTGTCTATCGAGTGTCGTAACCTCAACAATCGGAAAAGATTGCTGGAATCGATTGTGCATTCCTATTGGAAAAAATGGCGTTTGGAGTATTTGCACACACTGCAAGTTCGGAACAAGTGGTGCACTCCAGACCGTCCGGTTGTCCAAGGCACTGTGGTTCTGATGGGTGATGATGACATACCGCCCTTACATTGGCCGCTTGGCATTATTACTGCCACACATCCTGGACTAGATGGTGTAGTTCGGGTCGCTACTGTTAAAACCGCTGGTGGGCTATTTAAACGCCCTATTGTAAAACTTTATCCGCTGCCTTCGCAATAATCTGTTCCTTcctcttatatatatatatgtaaattaaTTTACCGCATCATATGATTTCATTTTTGAAATTCTCCGCATTTCAAGGCCGGGAGCATGGTGGCGCTACTGCGCCAAATTCCCTTTCGACctattttaaatcaaaaactcgaCGGTGACTGCTAGCCACCTAGACATGACGTTGACATACTGACTTACTGACAACAGACTTCAATATTAAAAATCGCCGCATCAAGTACTGATTTCCTTCGTGCTATTATAagattaatatttttacaagttaatatataaatatcgcTCCGCTCCGCTCTCCGCCCGCTACAATTACTAAACCGCTTTTTGAAAACGTGGACAAGGACG
Protein-coding sequences here:
- the LOC134792387 gene encoding uncharacterized protein LOC134792387, which produces MNEALIKELVKKRGHIKSRLTKFSGYIRELAEKALCAAQVTELQLRIAKLECVYNTYDEIQTKLEYMVEDDEAQLDERSDFEDLYYSSVAAAKELVTMHTKVAPSDGGSDNNTRRHPHVKCKLPTISLPKFGGSYDTWLEFRDTFDSLINNDDSIDDVNKFHYLRASLEGSAAVIVQSLALSSSNYKIAWQLLCDRYNNKRLLVNNHIRAIFNINPITKESSTAIRHLIDTICKNIRALATLDEPTTHWDTLLVYIICQKLDNVTRREWEEFVPSCETITFDAIIHFLSDRADLLETMAMEGPGRRASWPLAAGAGAVPAAHARSAVRRVKEKCFVGLDERETDTERTKWRQAKGQLATDTMVVVKEDNLPPMKWKLGRIVSVIPGSDGINRVADIRTSSGIIRRAFSKICPLPIEK